Proteins from a genomic interval of Flavobacteriales bacterium:
- a CDS encoding DUF4834 family protein, whose protein sequence is MFGVLKTILFLVVVYYVWKLLFRLFFPVVAKKVVEKAQQNMEDRMRQAYDQQAGNNYADHEGDVIIQKGAEKHKSGTVSDSEGEYVEFEEIKD, encoded by the coding sequence ATGTTTGGCGTACTGAAAACCATACTATTTCTTGTAGTTGTCTATTACGTTTGGAAACTGCTTTTCAGGCTGTTTTTTCCTGTAGTTGCCAAAAAAGTGGTCGAAAAGGCGCAGCAGAACATGGAGGACAGAATGCGTCAGGCTTACGATCAGCAAGCAGGCAATAACTACGCAGATCACGAAGGTGATGTCATCATTCAGAAAGGTGCAGAAAAGCACAAATCAGGAACGGTTTCCGATTCTGAAGGTGAATATGTAGAGTTCGAAGAAATCAAAGATTAG
- the carB gene encoding carbamoyl-phosphate synthase large subunit, with the protein MPRDTSIKSVLIIGSGPIVIGQACEFDYSGSQASRSLREEGIEVTLINSNPATIMTDPVTADNVYLNPLEPKSIIEILEKHKIDCVLPTMGGQTALNLAIKCKEMGIWKKYGVRMIGVDVEAIEVTEDREKFRKLMEKIGVAMAPQATAKSFLEGKEVAQKFGFPLCIRASYTLGGAGAAIVYEQEDFDNLLNRGLHLSPIHEVMIDKAVLGWKEFELELLRDNNDNVIIICSIENFDPMGIHTGDSITVAPAMTLSDKTYQRMRDMAIHMMRSIGNFAGGCNVQFAVSDDEKEDIIAIEINPRVSRSSALASKATGYPIAKIAAKLAIGYNLDELQNQITKTTSAFFEPTLDYVIVKIPRWNFDKFKGADRELGLQMKSVGEVMGIGRTFQEALQKACQSLEIKRNGLGADGKELRNQDQILHSLKHASWNRLFHIYDAFKLGIPVSTIQKITRIDKWFLNQIHEMIELENEIERHKLETLPKALLYEAKQKGYADRQIAHLLNCWESEVFNKRQDFNIQRVYKLVDTCAAEFPAQTPYYYSTFEDKNESVVSDKKKIVVLGSGPNRIGQGIEFDYCCVHGVLAAKECGYETIMINCNPETVSTDFDVADKLYFEPVFWEHIYDIILHEKPEGVIVQLGGQTALKLAEKLERYGIKIIGTDFQSLDLAEDRGRFSELLKEHGIPYPKFGVAEDADTALELCKDLGFPLLVRPSYVLGGQNMKIVINEKELENHVVDLLKDIPGNRILLDHFLEGAIEAEADAICDGVDVQILGVMEHIEPAGIHSGDSYALLPTFDLSENVLEQIDRHTRTIAMALKTIGLINIQFAVKDELVYIIEANPRASRTVPFIAKAYREPYVNYATKVMMREKMLKDFKFNPHKEGYAIKIPVFSFDKFPNVNKELGPEMKSTGEAIRFIDDLNDEFFREIYSERNLYLSR; encoded by the coding sequence ATGCCTAGAGATACTTCCATAAAATCAGTTTTGATCATTGGTTCCGGTCCAATAGTGATCGGCCAAGCATGCGAATTCGATTATTCTGGTTCTCAAGCATCGCGCTCACTTCGCGAGGAAGGAATTGAGGTGACACTTATCAATTCCAATCCGGCAACCATTATGACCGATCCGGTTACAGCCGATAACGTTTATCTGAACCCGCTTGAGCCAAAAAGTATCATTGAGATACTTGAGAAGCACAAGATCGATTGTGTTTTACCTACAATGGGTGGTCAAACAGCACTCAACCTTGCCATCAAATGCAAGGAAATGGGAATTTGGAAAAAGTATGGTGTGCGAATGATCGGTGTGGATGTGGAAGCCATCGAAGTAACAGAAGACCGCGAGAAGTTCCGCAAACTGATGGAAAAGATCGGAGTTGCAATGGCACCGCAGGCTACGGCCAAATCATTTCTGGAAGGAAAAGAAGTTGCTCAGAAATTCGGATTTCCGCTTTGCATCCGCGCATCTTACACACTTGGTGGAGCAGGAGCAGCCATTGTTTACGAGCAAGAAGATTTCGATAATCTATTGAATCGCGGATTGCATCTTTCTCCTATCCATGAGGTGATGATCGATAAAGCCGTGCTCGGATGGAAAGAATTCGAGTTGGAGTTGCTGCGCGACAATAATGACAACGTTATCATCATCTGTTCCATCGAGAATTTCGACCCGATGGGAATTCACACGGGCGATTCAATCACCGTTGCACCGGCCATGACATTGAGTGATAAGACCTATCAGCGAATGCGCGATATGGCCATTCACATGATGCGTTCTATCGGCAATTTTGCTGGAGGTTGTAACGTGCAGTTCGCTGTTAGCGATGACGAAAAGGAAGACATCATCGCCATCGAGATCAATCCACGGGTTAGTCGTTCTTCTGCCTTAGCATCAAAAGCCACAGGTTATCCAATTGCTAAGATTGCAGCCAAACTGGCCATCGGTTATAATTTGGATGAACTTCAGAATCAGATAACCAAAACAACTTCAGCGTTTTTTGAGCCAACGCTCGATTACGTGATCGTAAAGATTCCACGTTGGAATTTCGACAAGTTCAAAGGAGCAGATCGCGAATTGGGACTTCAGATGAAATCTGTTGGTGAGGTGATGGGAATTGGACGCACGTTCCAAGAGGCATTGCAAAAAGCTTGTCAGTCACTGGAAATTAAACGGAATGGACTTGGTGCCGATGGAAAGGAACTTCGGAATCAAGACCAGATTCTCCATAGTTTGAAGCACGCGAGTTGGAACCGTTTGTTCCACATTTATGATGCTTTTAAACTCGGAATCCCGGTTTCTACCATCCAAAAGATAACGCGCATTGATAAGTGGTTTCTGAATCAGATCCACGAGATGATTGAGTTGGAAAACGAGATTGAGCGCCACAAATTGGAAACATTGCCGAAGGCCTTGCTTTACGAAGCGAAGCAAAAAGGCTATGCTGATAGACAAATTGCTCACCTCCTGAATTGTTGGGAAAGCGAAGTGTTCAATAAACGGCAGGATTTCAATATTCAACGTGTTTACAAATTGGTTGATACCTGTGCTGCTGAGTTTCCGGCTCAAACACCATATTACTATTCCACGTTTGAGGATAAGAACGAAAGTGTTGTTTCCGACAAGAAGAAAATTGTTGTTTTAGGTTCAGGTCCAAATCGTATCGGACAAGGAATTGAGTTCGATTACTGCTGCGTTCATGGCGTTTTGGCGGCCAAAGAATGTGGCTACGAAACCATCATGATCAATTGTAATCCCGAAACGGTTTCTACGGATTTTGATGTGGCCGATAAGCTCTATTTCGAACCCGTTTTTTGGGAACATATATATGATATCATTTTGCACGAAAAGCCTGAAGGCGTCATTGTGCAGCTTGGTGGACAAACTGCCTTGAAATTGGCAGAGAAACTGGAGCGATATGGCATTAAGATCATCGGAACCGATTTTCAATCGCTCGATCTTGCCGAAGATCGCGGTCGTTTCTCCGAACTACTTAAAGAACACGGAATTCCGTATCCGAAATTTGGAGTGGCCGAAGATGCAGATACAGCTCTGGAGCTTTGCAAAGACCTTGGATTTCCACTGCTTGTCCGCCCTTCATACGTTCTTGGCGGACAGAACATGAAGATTGTGATCAACGAGAAAGAACTCGAAAATCATGTGGTTGATCTGTTGAAAGATATTCCAGGCAATCGAATTCTTCTCGACCACTTCTTAGAAGGAGCCATCGAAGCCGAAGCGGATGCAATCTGCGATGGCGTAGATGTTCAGATTCTTGGAGTGATGGAGCACATCGAACCAGCTGGAATTCATTCTGGCGATAGCTACGCGCTGCTTCCAACATTCGACTTGAGCGAAAATGTGCTTGAACAGATTGATCGGCACACGCGCACGATTGCCATGGCGCTGAAAACCATCGGGTTGATCAACATTCAATTTGCTGTCAAAGATGAATTGGTTTACATTATCGAGGCCAATCCACGAGCTTCGAGAACGGTTCCGTTCATCGCCAAGGCTTATCGCGAACCTTATGTGAACTACGCCACCAAGGTGATGATGCGCGAGAAGATGTTAAAAGACTTTAAATTCAATCCGCATAAAGAAGGCTACGCAATTAAAATTCCGGTGTTCTCGTTCGATAAATTCCCGAACGTAAACAAGGAATTAGGCCCCGAAATGAAGTCGACTGGAGAAGCAATACGTTTTATTGATGACCTCAATGACGAGTTCTTCCGCGAAATTTATTCGGAGCGTAACCTATATCTTAGCCGCTAA
- a CDS encoding alpha/beta hydrolase: protein MRKTLKIGRVDWTYLDSGSGDEVWLAFHGFGQEAEVMMHFMKNMKPTARILSFDLPLHGNTIIKGEAIRIGDVADLLGKALRETGASSCSLVGFSLGGKIVLKLVELVPGRIKEIILIAPDGLRVNPLYWFVTNTLIGKGLFQLVIRFPQPLLSTSKLLGNLGLMNKKIDEFVSSQLSTREKREKVLKTWITFKNLTPNLKDVRSKIWRYHIKPTLVFGTYDRVIHPKLAKKLSGSNCTTSEVIMIDSGHNLITKKHALFLKSKLDPDQQLTS, encoded by the coding sequence TTGCGCAAAACACTTAAAATAGGACGCGTTGATTGGACCTATCTTGACAGTGGTAGTGGTGATGAGGTTTGGCTTGCATTTCACGGCTTTGGGCAAGAAGCAGAAGTGATGATGCACTTTATGAAAAACATGAAGCCAACTGCCCGAATCCTAAGTTTCGACCTTCCGCTTCACGGGAATACGATAATTAAGGGTGAAGCAATTAGAATAGGAGACGTTGCAGATCTCCTAGGAAAAGCACTCCGCGAAACTGGTGCTTCAAGTTGTTCCTTGGTTGGCTTCAGTTTGGGTGGGAAAATCGTCTTGAAACTGGTAGAACTCGTTCCAGGAAGAATTAAAGAAATCATACTTATTGCACCTGATGGACTCAGAGTAAATCCGCTTTACTGGTTTGTGACCAACACATTAATAGGAAAAGGATTATTCCAATTGGTGATCAGATTCCCGCAGCCTTTGCTATCGACATCCAAACTGCTTGGCAATTTGGGCCTGATGAATAAAAAGATCGATGAATTTGTGTCGTCTCAACTCAGCACAAGGGAAAAACGTGAAAAAGTGCTCAAAACCTGGATAACCTTTAAGAACCTGACTCCAAACTTAAAAGACGTTCGAAGTAAGATATGGCGCTATCATATTAAACCAACGTTGGTTTTTGGAACATACGACCGCGTAATTCATCCAAAGTTGGCGAAGAAGCTTTCTGGCAGCAATTGCACGACTTCTGAAGTGATAATGATCGATTCCGGCCACAACCTCATTACAAAAAAACACGCGTTGTTCCTCAAGTCCAAGCTAGATCCCGATCAGCAGCTTACCAGCTAG
- a CDS encoding sigma-70 family RNA polymerase sigma factor: protein MQPTDQELQDLIAGCLKNDRRCQQKIYEQFYGKMLSVCMRYTKDLDQAKELVQEGFIKLFGNLEKYKNDGSFEGWVRRIFTNNAIDSFRRKKHQDLVPDDDYQVLNLADEKDEHEFLDPEEETIQPKHVIEAMQQLSPAYQMVFNLYVMENFSHQEIADELGISVGTSKSNLAKARMNMKKLLKKQFADRF, encoded by the coding sequence GTGCAACCAACCGACCAAGAGCTCCAAGATCTAATAGCGGGTTGTCTTAAAAACGACCGCAGATGCCAGCAGAAGATCTATGAACAGTTTTATGGAAAGATGTTGAGCGTATGTATGAGGTATACGAAAGACCTTGATCAGGCAAAAGAGTTGGTGCAAGAAGGATTTATCAAGCTTTTCGGAAACTTAGAGAAATACAAGAACGATGGTTCTTTTGAAGGTTGGGTACGAAGGATTTTCACAAACAATGCGATTGACTCGTTCAGACGGAAAAAACATCAAGATCTGGTGCCAGATGATGATTATCAAGTACTGAATTTGGCAGATGAGAAAGATGAACATGAATTTTTAGATCCGGAAGAGGAAACCATTCAGCCAAAACACGTCATAGAAGCAATGCAGCAACTTTCACCAGCATATCAGATGGTTTTTAACCTGTATGTGATGGAAAATTTCTCGCATCAGGAAATAGCAGATGAACTTGGAATAAGCGTTGGCACATCCAAATCGAACTTGGCGAAAGCCCGAATGAACATGAAGAAGCTTTTGAAGAAGCAATTTGCCGACCGATTTTAA
- a CDS encoding gliding motility-associated C-terminal domain-containing protein, translating into MSNPFDNKLKESLEQFEMPYDANAWAELEKQLPKSGGASTNRFSWKAAALIAVLASSVATLLYLNSDTESTNSTEQTELVHEQSTIQESASEQKDEVIVAKKSNHTINASESEAVESEKMVPVVADQNPEAQKSDSENDAQLPIPLTASTDTKTVPTEKPTTPKPQIKPLVVNVIPSALQVCVGEDLSFLVTSSDPKAIMSWDFGDETSSREQNPSHRYVNQGDYSVVLKAENANQTTEQLVAITVKSKPMATLESIKRLDQFESIPLYDFNTTLQPRETAIWEFSDGAIVKGEKSSRLFTEAGKPSVKLTVTNISGCSTSEIWEEDSRDKFDILAPTIFTPDGNNDNETFMPATLPFIGIDFEFNVLDQKGQTVFRTNNPDERWNGKLNNTGEKLGPGTYIWTVVLKEDIAKKKVFNGTIILQR; encoded by the coding sequence ATGAGCAACCCATTCGATAATAAATTAAAGGAGAGTCTCGAGCAATTCGAGATGCCTTATGATGCAAATGCCTGGGCAGAGCTGGAGAAGCAGCTTCCTAAAAGTGGCGGTGCTTCAACAAACAGGTTTAGCTGGAAAGCGGCTGCGTTAATAGCAGTGCTAGCTTCATCCGTTGCAACGCTTTTGTATTTGAATTCAGATACGGAAAGCACTAATTCGACTGAACAGACTGAATTGGTTCATGAGCAATCAACCATTCAAGAATCAGCTTCCGAACAAAAAGATGAAGTGATTGTAGCTAAGAAATCGAATCATACCATCAACGCTTCTGAATCTGAGGCTGTAGAGTCTGAAAAAATGGTTCCAGTGGTGGCAGATCAAAATCCTGAAGCCCAAAAATCTGATTCTGAGAATGATGCACAACTACCAATTCCTCTTACCGCAAGTACTGATACGAAAACAGTGCCTACCGAAAAACCTACCACACCTAAGCCTCAAATAAAGCCTTTGGTTGTGAATGTCATTCCGAGTGCTTTGCAGGTTTGCGTTGGAGAAGATCTCAGCTTCCTCGTCACATCATCTGACCCTAAGGCAATCATGAGCTGGGATTTTGGTGATGAGACATCAAGTCGAGAGCAGAATCCATCACACAGATACGTAAACCAAGGCGATTATTCAGTTGTGCTGAAAGCGGAAAACGCCAACCAAACTACAGAACAATTGGTTGCCATAACGGTTAAATCGAAGCCAATGGCAACGCTTGAGTCAATCAAAAGGTTGGATCAATTTGAATCTATTCCTCTCTACGATTTTAACACAACTCTACAACCTAGAGAAACGGCTATTTGGGAATTTTCTGACGGAGCAATTGTAAAGGGAGAAAAATCAAGTCGTTTATTCACAGAGGCTGGTAAGCCAAGTGTCAAGCTAACTGTAACAAATATTTCAGGTTGTAGCACTTCTGAAATCTGGGAAGAAGATAGTCGTGATAAGTTCGACATTTTGGCTCCAACGATATTCACTCCAGACGGAAACAATGATAATGAAACATTCATGCCTGCTACCTTGCCATTTATCGGAATAGACTTCGAATTCAACGTCTTGGACCAGAAAGGCCAAACGGTTTTCCGAACAAATAATCCTGATGAAAGATGGAATGGAAAACTGAATAATACCGGTGAAAAATTAGGCCCGGGAACCTACATCTGGACCGTTGTTCTAAAAGAAGACATCGCGAAGAAAAAAGTATTCAACGGAACAATTATACTTCAGCGCTAG
- a CDS encoding gliding motility-associated C-terminal domain-containing protein → MNYLNLNKSLITIVGCLAIVLFHCSPSSVSAQTVDVGPPDTSVCNGTPITLTAITTGVVGTPTFTDFSFNVDDQHGPVVDIGFPFDYFGNTYTQCVVSTNGYITFDLATANTGSPWSINNASPTPGVPDNSIMFPWQDINPGSGSGGTKSADCGDGTFIVDFVDIAMFSCTSLNFSMQVKLYQGSNIIETYIANKPLCTTWNGGAAIHGLENATGTQSVIVPGRNFPTQWSTTNDAVRFTPDGFGSYTIDQTIPFNPTPVGNETIEWTDGQGNVLGSTNSITVTPIAPTWYYCTYRSACSAITVSDSILVTLGNVNISTQPTDASCFGFADGFVKVDPVGSAYPVSLALSDPSGTQLQLVNGVYGIDTLFGLVAGDYTATVTDGVGCQTSLDFTIDEPTLLVPNAGHFDILCNGYDDGKAYSYPFGGIGPYETVWNDPLAQTTDTAYWLAPGAYTLTVTDAQNCVSDTTLSISEPLPLIITMSSGADTCLYTNGAVRAVVQGGTVPYIYTWNNLGGDSANFDMDSVNYAWSLLSNLSQGEYGVLVTDANGCFIESSISVPVIPPPYADFLSRSKPLEFVDPEVQFDNESSAALTYEWHFGDSQISYEENPLHSYDTAGVFLVMMIAYNDPQYGCADTTFKYIEVEPMFTFYIPSGFTPDDDGLNDTWGPSGQNFQYASYNVKIFDRWGKLIWQTDNPDKFWDGTYQSSLKPVKQGMYVYVFDLKKSSTFEPKTITGTVSLYRHK, encoded by the coding sequence ATGAACTACCTCAACTTGAACAAATCATTAATCACCATTGTAGGATGCTTGGCAATCGTACTTTTTCATTGCTCGCCTAGTTCCGTCAGTGCTCAAACTGTGGATGTCGGACCACCCGACACTTCCGTTTGTAACGGAACGCCAATAACCTTAACTGCCATTACCACAGGTGTTGTTGGGACTCCAACATTCACAGATTTTTCATTCAATGTGGATGACCAACATGGACCTGTTGTAGATATTGGATTTCCATTCGATTACTTCGGAAATACTTATACTCAATGTGTTGTGTCCACTAACGGGTATATCACCTTCGATCTTGCTACAGCCAACACTGGCTCTCCGTGGAGCATCAACAATGCTAGTCCAACCCCTGGAGTTCCAGATAATTCAATCATGTTCCCATGGCAAGACATCAATCCTGGATCAGGGTCAGGAGGCACGAAATCTGCTGATTGCGGTGACGGAACCTTTATCGTTGATTTCGTGGATATTGCTATGTTCAGCTGCACAAGCTTGAACTTTTCCATGCAAGTGAAACTTTATCAAGGCAGCAATATCATAGAAACATATATTGCAAACAAACCATTATGCACAACATGGAACGGAGGTGCAGCCATCCATGGTCTTGAAAATGCAACAGGAACACAATCGGTTATCGTTCCTGGAAGAAATTTTCCAACGCAATGGTCAACTACTAACGATGCTGTGAGATTTACACCTGATGGTTTTGGAAGCTATACCATAGACCAAACCATTCCTTTCAATCCTACTCCTGTTGGAAATGAGACAATAGAATGGACAGATGGCCAAGGCAATGTGCTTGGTTCTACCAATTCTATTACTGTAACACCAATTGCACCCACATGGTATTATTGCACTTATCGTTCTGCTTGTTCAGCCATAACAGTTTCAGATTCAATTCTAGTCACACTTGGTAATGTGAATATCTCAACCCAGCCAACAGATGCTTCATGCTTTGGCTTTGCAGATGGCTTTGTAAAAGTTGACCCTGTTGGAAGTGCTTATCCAGTATCACTTGCATTAAGCGACCCAAGCGGAACACAACTTCAATTAGTAAACGGTGTTTACGGTATCGACACCCTTTTCGGATTGGTTGCTGGAGATTATACGGCAACAGTTACCGATGGTGTAGGCTGCCAAACATCATTGGATTTCACTATTGACGAGCCGACCCTTTTGGTTCCCAATGCCGGGCATTTCGATATATTATGTAATGGTTATGATGACGGCAAGGCGTATTCGTATCCTTTCGGTGGAATTGGTCCGTATGAAACTGTTTGGAATGACCCACTGGCCCAAACAACCGATACCGCCTATTGGCTTGCTCCTGGCGCGTATACACTCACGGTAACTGATGCACAAAATTGCGTTTCCGATACGACACTATCCATATCTGAACCGCTACCGCTTATCATAACGATGAGCTCAGGAGCTGATACTTGTTTGTATACAAATGGCGCGGTTAGAGCTGTTGTGCAAGGCGGAACTGTTCCGTACATCTACACGTGGAACAATCTTGGTGGCGATTCTGCCAACTTCGACATGGACAGCGTCAATTACGCTTGGAGTTTGCTCTCCAACCTTTCCCAAGGTGAATATGGCGTTCTTGTAACTGATGCTAACGGATGTTTTATTGAAAGCAGCATTTCTGTACCTGTGATTCCACCTCCCTATGCAGACTTCTTAAGCCGTTCAAAGCCGCTGGAATTCGTAGACCCTGAGGTTCAGTTTGACAACGAAAGCTCTGCGGCATTGACATACGAATGGCATTTTGGAGACAGTCAGATTTCTTACGAAGAGAACCCACTGCATTCTTACGACACTGCAGGTGTGTTCTTAGTGATGATGATAGCCTACAACGACCCACAATATGGATGTGCTGACACTACATTCAAGTACATTGAAGTGGAGCCGATGTTCACCTTCTATATTCCTAGCGGATTTACGCCAGATGATGACGGCCTGAACGATACATGGGGACCTTCTGGTCAGAATTTCCAATATGCAAGCTACAATGTCAAGATTTTCGACAGATGGGGAAAATTGATCTGGCAAACTGACAATCCAGACAAGTTTTGGGATGGAACTTATCAAAGCTCACTTAAGCCAGTAAAGCAAGGCATGTATGTTTATGTGTTCGATCTGAAAAAATCGAGTACGTTTGAACCAAAGACAATTACAGGAACTGTTTCTTTGTACAGGCACAAGTAA